The nucleotide window GAAAGGACACCTACTGCGTATATcatgaagagaaggggagagggaaggcctcctggaagaactgGCCGCTTTGCGAGAGTTTTTGAATGTAGGGAACCATGTGGTTTGGTTAGTGTGAGTGAGAAGGGAGACCCATTCTGGAatggtgctatttactgagcactcactgtgtacaatgcactgtactaaacattggggaaagtacaaaaaaatgaggctggttccctgcccacctggagcttCCACTCTTAGCAGAGATCTCATGTAAGGGGAATGGCAAAGCGTAACGGGTCAGAGAAGTGAGAGTTGAAAGTGCCTTAGAGTTGGAGGGCAGGTCTGGAGCTGATATGACTGTGAactgtgggagacagagaagcagtttagcatagtggatagagcacaggcctgcaagtcagaaggacttagttctaattccatctccacccctgtctgctgtgtgaccttgggcaagtcacttcacttctctacgcttcagttaccttatccgtaaaacaggggattaagattataaactccatgTGTGTCATGGATggttgtccaaccttattatcttgtatctacctcagtgcttagtacagtgtctggcacatagtaagtgcttaaaaaattccattgaaAAAAGAGAGTGGGAAGAAAAAATGAACACAATCGTTGACATCTATGCATCCAATGACTGAGTTTTTGAGTTAGGTGGAGGACAAGGAATAACAGCAAGAAAGAGCACTGCACTGCCTCAGAGGCCTGAGTTACTAGATAAACCCTTCCCCCGGAAACACTCGCTCACCTTAATTTTTCATAGGGACTTTTGCAGGAGGTTAAGGAGGAAGTTGGTGATTTCAGAAATGCTGGGCCATATTATGGGATAACGGAGATGTTAAGGAGAGTCAGGGGAGTATTGCTCTGGAGAGTGTCAGTTTCTTTCTTCTGAAGGTGAGAAAGGGTgacaacagtgctcagtgcttagaacaatgcttggcacttaacaaatatcattattattattattattatgacagtttCAGGGAGATGTAGTGGAGAATTAGCCATTTAGGACAATCGTGGGGAGGGCTGGGTGGAGAATCTGCTGCTCCATCCTGAGTGGCTTTCACCATCAGCTGTGGGCATGGGAGCCTCTTCTGACACCTGCTTCCAACCAAGCTCTGGCACTAACCGCTCACCCCCTCCAACTTCGCGCCCAGCCCCTCTCCTGACATCCTGAGTGAAGCTGGCTTTCAACCCAGTGGTCGGgcgccccttcctcctttccccaatgGTAGCTCCTGCTGCAGGGTGGGACAAAGCCAGGGTTCAggagcagatggaagtgggatggAAGAGCAGGTGACGGGATGGTGGGATGGCGGGGAGTGAGGGAGGATCGGTCCAAGGCTCCATAACAATAGCGGGAGTcttggcccccctccccccgagccctGCCGCCACTCAGCTCCCTTGGTGCAGGCGAGAGGTTTGTgtgtggggcagggctggggccccAGCCCTGTGGAGGAACTGCTTGCACAGAAATACCACGTTGAGTCCCCAGGTTCAGCGCGCTGGGCTGACAGCTTCGAAGGCGAGTTCTGGGTCTCAGCCGAGAAGCATTCATTGGGCATTCCTCATTTGTCTAGTACTGCCAGTTCTGGAAGTAAATCAGGAACTGCTGCTCCCGGCCTGCTTGCTGCCGGTACCAGTCGACAAGTGGTGTCCAGATTACAACTCAGGGTCACGTTCTGTCCCTGCCCGGTGACCATGTGTCCTGGAGTCTGGGTGACTCCAGCATCCACGGAGCCtgcggaggaaggagagagaaggcaggaggcagaggccgGGGACCAGACTCTGCCAGGGAAAGGGCTAAGCTGGGCCCCGCACAACCCAGCCAGGGGATACCCAGCCAGGGGATTTCCCGCCGGCGCCCAGGACTCACCTGCTCCCAGGACACAAACGGTCCCCAACCACACCAGCCTGGGGCCCATGGCTGAGTTGGGGCCGGACTGGACCATCTCCCAACTCGAGGCGCTGAAGCTTAGATTTTCAGAAGTTTGGGTTGGTTAGATCTGTGTTGTGATGTCACTGACCCTGCTTACTGGCACTACCCCTGGGGAAATGGCAGTAGGGGGTGAGCCCGGATACCCTCTCCCCATGATTCCGAGCCCACTGAGggaatttatattcattcaatcgaatttattgagcacttactgtgtgcagaccatcgtTTTAGGTGTTTAGCCACTTTCTAAGGGAACTGACTCCTCCCACAGCTTCTCAGGGACCCTgggagcacagggttgggagcaTGTGGGCGTTTCTCTCTTATTTTGCCATTGGCACACGGGTGCCCAGTATCCCAATGCAGCTGTTGGTGCAAGAGCCTACTGGTGGGTGGGGTTTCGTTCCCGGGTCCGAGACTTCAGGACCCAAGTTTTTTCATGGCGGCTCAAAGTATCTTCCTGGTTTCCCAATGTCTCCCCTGGAATTAGCTGTGATCCAGGTGGAGCCATCTGGTCAGTGACAGACCCCTTATGTAGGCAAGActccctgagggagggggtgatgaggAGTGAGGGGCTCCTACCAGCAGTTGCGGGTGAGTCCAATTTGACTGGCACCAGATCCTTACAGGAGCCAAATTCAGGCATTAGAGGACAGAAGACCTGACCACCCTCAGATGTCAGCCCAGCCACGTCCAACCAGTCCCACAGCCCACGGTAACTACTGGACCAGTGCTGTCCGTGCCCGGCGAGGCAGTGGACGGTGTGTGGGGTAACAGGATGGGGCTGCTGGAGATGTCAGACAGGTGGAGAGGTGGGTCAGtgtctgtatatatatatgtgtgtgtgtgtgtgtgtgtgtgtatgtgtttgtgtgtgagatgatgatgatgatggtatctgttaagcgcttactatgtgccaagcactattctaagtcctggggtaaatacaaggtaatcaggttgttccacagttctaatccccattttacagatgaggtaactgaggtagagaagtgaagtgacttgcccaaagtcacacagctgacaagtggttgagccgggattagaactcacgacctcatgacctctgactcccaagctcgtgctcttttcactaagccacactgtttctctaagagCTTGAGATCATATGCAAGCTCCATTCTGTGGTATcccgcctcctcctgctccccgctctgggctccctcccctccttcagcgGGCCCGTTGGGGCAGGAAACAGGGGGAAGTGTCTCTGACCTCAGTGGGAGCTGCTGTAGGCGCCGGACAAAAGGAGAGGCTGGAAAAGCCGGGTCTGAGGGCATCGAGGGGcgcagtggggaggaggcagaggtgggctgtgggaaaaggtgagtgtgagtgtgagtgttcCTGAAACCCTATGGAATGGAGCAGGGGTCTTTGCTCCTGgcagcccctccccatcctggcGGCTTTGGGAAGGGGTCGGTTTGGgctagggggaaagagagaggacccCAAGGTCAGAGGCTCCATCGGGGTGGGTGTTCCTGAGTCCCTTTGAAATGGGGCGGGGGTCTCTGCTCCTGGCAGCTTTGGAGAGGGGTCTGTTTGTGCACGGGGAGGGCCAGGCCCTGCAGCGCTGTGTCCTTGCTGCTGGCGCAGAGATACACAGCCGAGTCCTCCGGGGCCAGCACTCTCACTGTGAGGCGGACAGATTTTTTTGGCTGCTCAGGAAAGAATCTCTCGGGGACCGTGTTATTATCTTGGAGTTTCTCATAGTAGAAGTAGAAGAGCGTCTGGGGGCCTTGTCCCGGGTCCTGCCGGTACCAGTACATGGCATCGTGGTTCTGGTCCTGCTCACAGTGCAGGGTCACGTTCTGTTGCCGGCCGGTGACCAGGTGTCTGGGGGTCTGGGTGATTCCAGCGTCTGCAGGGcctttgggggaaggagagagaaggcaggaggcagaggccgGGGGCCAGACGCTGCCAGggaaagtgttggagctgggtcCCGGACAGGCCAACCGAGGGATTTCCCGTCTGTGCCCAGGACTCACCCCGTCTGTGCCCAGGACTCACCTGCTCCCAGGACACAAACGGCCACCAACCACAATGGCCCGGGGCCCATGGCGGGGTCAGGGCCGGTCTCGGTGTCTCCCAGCTTGGGACGCTGAAGCTTAGAATTTCAGAGTTTAGAATTTCAGTGGTCTGGGTTAGGTTGGTCTGTGTGTGATGTCACTGCACCTGCCTGCTGACATCGCCCCTAGAGGAATGGCAGTGGGAGTGAGCCTGGTGACCTTTTCCCCACAATTCTGATCCCACTGAGGGGTTTTATATGTTCATGTCCCTGTTCTTAAGGGAACTGGCTCCTCCCTCAACTTCTCAGAGTCCCTGGGAGCACAGGGATGAGGGTATGTGCTTATTCCTCACTTATTCTGTCATTCCACATAGTTGTCCAGTATCTCACTGCACTGCTGACAACAGCCACCTAGTACAGCAAAAGAACTTTTAAACGAAGCTGAATTCACACCACCATGCATACCATTTTTCAAGAATTGTAttaatttctggggtagatacactgtcattttacagataaaaaaacaggcacagagaagttaagagactgtctcaagttcacacagcaagcaaatggcagaacaggtattcattcaatagtatttatttatttattgagtgcttactatgtgcggagcactgtactaagagcttggaatgtacaaatcggcaacagatagagacagtccctgccctttgactggcttacagcctaatcgggggagacaggcagacaagaacaatggcaataaatagagttaaggggaagaacatctcataaaaacaatggtaaataaatagaatcagggtgatgtacatctcattagaacctaggtgccaTGACTCCTTCCACTAGAGCACCCTCGTTCTCAGTTTTGCCTCTACCCAAAGCAGATAACTTTGTAGAGGTGGAACTTCCCCCTCCCTAAgagcctcttccttcctccctgcagtGGTCCTGGAGGATTTCCTGATTCTAAAATACTCTAATCCTGTCCCTCGCTGGACACAGCCCTTCTCAGCGAGCCCCCAGCTGACCCTCAAAATGGGGTATTGCTCCCTGGTCCAAGACTTGGGGAACCCAAATGCAAAAGGTTCTTCAACTGTGGCGCAAAACATCTTCTGTGTATCTGGCCCCTCCTAGTTTCCCAACTCCTGCCTTGAGATTGGctgtgtggcgtagtggatagagcccgggcttgggagtcagaaggtcatgagttctaaattcgggctcctctacttgtctgctgagagaccttgtgaaagtaataataataataataatgttggtatttgttaaacgcttactatgtgccgagcactgttctaagcgctggggtagacacaggggaatcaggttgtcccacgtggggctcacagttttaatccccattttacagatgaggtaactgaggcaccgagaggttaagtgacttgcccaaagtcacacagctgacaagtggccgagccgggattcgaacccatgacctctgactccaaagcccgtgctctttccaccgagccacgctgcttctctaacgagaAGAGAAAGTTCTCTGTTAGAGTTCTCTGTTAGAGAAAgtcttgggcctcagtgacctcatctggaaaatggggattgagactgagtcccacgtgagacaggggctgtgtccaacccgatttgcttggatccacccagcgcttacagtgcctggcacatagtaagaccttaataaatactttaattattattattaattattgttagaaTCCAGGAGGCAACAGCAGGTCGCTGATGGATCCCTCGTGTAGGGGAGCCTCCCCATAGGAAGAGGGGGTGTGGAGAGAGGGATTCCTGCCCGCAGCTGCGGGACAGTACAGTTTGACTGGCAAAAATCGCAATAGGAGCTAAATTTAGGAGTGAGAGGACAGAGGCCCTGAATGCCCTTCAGGGTCTGCCCTGCCACCTCCAACCAGCCCCACTGCCTATGGTGGTTCCTGGACCAGTGCCATCCGTGCCTGCCCGGCGAAGTCCTGGAGAGTGTGTGGAGCTACCGGATGGGGCTGCAGGAGGGGACAGTCTGGTGGGGAAGTGGGCTagggtctgtgtgtgtttgtgtgtgcgtgtttgtgtgtgtgcgtgtgtgtgtgatcaCACATGTGCTCCGTGGAACAAGGGTGTATCCCCTCTGGATAGTGTCtcacctcttcccccaccccactctgcaCCCCCTCGCCCACATCAGAGGGGGCCGTTGAGGCAGGAAACAGGGGGAAGAGACTGTGCCCTCGGAGGGAGAAGCTGCAACCTGCCGGGCGAAAGGGAGCTGGATAAGCCGGGTCCGAGGGCATCGAGGGGcgcagtggggagggggcgcaggTGGGCTAGGGGAGAAAGATGAGCCTCCCAAACCTCCCAAGGCGGAGCGGGGTCTCTGCTCCCGGCAGCCCCATCCCCTTCCTGGTGGCTTTGAGGGAGGGTCGGTTTGTGCAGGTGGCGGCCGGGTCCGGCAGCGCTGTGTTCTTGCTGCTGGGGCAGAGATACACCGCCGAGTCCTCCGGGGGCCAGCACGCTCACCGTGAGGCGCAGGGGAGAGGCGTCTGGCTGCTCAGTGGCTAATCTCTTGGGAAGGTCTCCTTTCTCTCGCTCTTCCTTatagtagaaggagaagagcatCTGGGGGCCTTGCCCTGGAACCTGATGGTACCAGAACACATAGAAGTGCTCAGATATGGGGGCACAGTTATGGGGGCACACCTCAGCGTCACATTCTCTCCCTTCTGGGACAGCAGGTATCTGGGGGTTTGTGTGACTCTGGTGTTTGTGGTCACCCCCAGGAGACAAACGGCCACGAACCAAAATGTCCTGGGGTCCATCCCGAGGCGGGAGCTAGGCTGGGGGGTCTTCCAGCTTGGGGCTCCTTCCCCCTGTCGGAGAGTTGCAGAGCTCAGTGTTTCTGTGCTCTGGATTGACTGGTTCTGTGTGTGTGGTCAGTGCCCTACCTGCTGGCACCTCCCCTggggaacgataataataataatggtatttgttaagccttactatgtgtccagcattgttctaagagtactgtacttagcccttgggagaaggagagttggtagacacgttccctgcccacaacgagtttacagtctagaggagcaactTTCACAGTTCAAAGTTATCACAGCTTCATACTGCCGCCATCCGGTAGCCCTGGAGAACCTTGCTGAAACGGAAGGGGCGCAGAGGATGCTGGAGGAGGAAGACACTGTCAGCAGCACTTTCTGGccaggttggggcgggggggtgagcgGTGGAAAAGAAAAATAGTGAACAAACGATTAGTGAAATAAAGAGAATTGATGAACAACTACACACTTCTCAGGGAAGGGTACCTGTTGTGTATATCATGAAGAGAAGTAGGGGTTAGGCCAGAAAAGCCATCCTGGAGGAGCTGGCAGCTTTGCAAGAGGTTTTCTCAGAGTGAGTGGGGAGTCTCATTCTGATGTGgtgttaaaggtatttattgagtattcactgtGCCTAACgtactgtattaaacagtgggtcgcagaagggagagttaaAAGTGCCTTAAAGTTGGAGGGCAGGTTGAGAGCTGTCACAACTTTAAGCTATGggatagggagaagagaggaggaaagctgAAATAGACGCACATATTGAGGACCCTGAAACCAATGATTGAGTTTCTGAGTAGAGGAGAAGCACATGTTGAAGACCTTGAAACCAATAGTTGAGTTTctaagcagaggagaggacaaggaCATATGGCAAGAAAGCGCACAGAGCTGCCACGGAGGCTTGAGACGCTGATGAAAAATCCTTCCCCCGGAAACTCTCTCACCTTTGTTTTTCATTAGACCTTTAGCGGGAGGTTAAGGACATGGTTGCTTTGGGcaaaagcacgggtttaggagtcataggacgtgggttctaatcccccctccaccacgtctcagatgtgtgaccttgagaaagtcacttaacttccctatacttcagttacctcatctgtaaattggggattaagactgcaagccccacgtgggacaacctgattatcttgtatctatctactccagcgcttagaacagtgcctggcaagtagtaagtgcttaacaaatataattattatatcatcattattattctggaacCATGGGCCATGTTATCGGTAACAAAGGACACTATGGACAGTcagggtttattaataataataaaaataatggtatttgttaaacgcttatgtgccaggcactgtactaagtgcagggatgaattcaagcaaatagagttggacacagtactgttagtttctgtctcctgagagggggaaaggacGATAAGTGACAGTTTCGAGGAGATGCGGAGGAGAATTGGCCATGTAGGAAAGTCGTGGGGGCGGGCTGGGAGGAGAATCTGCTGTTCCTTTCTGAGCTGCTTTCACAGACAGCTGTGGTCGTGGGAGCATCTTCTGATAGCTGTTTCCAGGCCGCGGCActacctgccctcccccaccaccctgcgCCCAGTTTATCTCGGCTTCTGGTTTATCCTGTGTGAAGCCGGCTTTGAATCCAGGGGTCgggtgccccctcctcctctccccaccagttGCTCGGCCGCAGAGCGCTGCAAAGCCGGGGATCAggagcagatggaggtggggtgggggagcgggtggccggggcaggggggcgggggggcgggaggggcggtccAACTCTCCGTGGGAATAGCTgaagtcttcatccccctccctccgagTCCTCCCCTCGTGCTCTCCCACCGACCAACTCTCTTGGTGCAGGCGGGAGGTTTGTGTATGGAGCAGGGCCGGGGCCCCAGCGCTGTGGAGACACTGCTCGCACAGAAATACCGTGCCGAGTCTCCAGGTTCAGCGTTCTGGACTGACAGCTTCGAAGACGAATCCTGGTTCGTAGCTGAAAAGCGGTCGTTGGGTAGCCCTGATTCGTCCATTGTTTTCGAGTTCTGGAAGTAAATCAGGAAAtgcagcccccggcccgcctgCTGCTGGTACCAGTACACATATGGGTGTCCAGTGATGGGTTTACAACGCAGGGTCACGTTCTGTCCCCGGCCTGTGACCAGGTGTCTGGTGGTCTGGGTGACACCGGCGTCCGCGGGCCCtgcggggggaggagacagaagtcAGAAGCCGGAGGCCAGAGGCTGCCAGAGCAAGGGCCGAAGCTGGGACCCGGCCAACCCAGGCTGGGCGTTTTCCATCTGTGCCCAGGACTCACCTGCTCTTAGGAGACAAATGACCACCAACCACAGTGGCCCGGGGCTCATGGCGGGATCGGGGCCGGACTGGGCGACTCCCGGGTAGGGGCTGTTTCCCCTCAGAATGTAGGGCTTGGTTTCTTCAGGTCCCGTTAGTCGAGTATGTGATGTCACATTGCGCTCTCTTCCCCGTAGGCTGTGTTGggcttgctgagaagcagcgtggcttagtggaaagagcacgggcttgggagtcagaggtcgtgggttctaatcccggctctgccacttgtctgttgtgtgaccttgggcaagttacttaacttttctgtgcctcaattacctcatctgtaaagtggggataaaaaaatgtgagccccacgtgggacaatctgattaccttgtatctaccccagcgcttagagcagtgctcagcacatagtacgcgcttaataccactatttttttttaatttttgccgTGCAAAGCAGAtctgaattaataatgatgatatttggtaagcgcttactatgtgccaagcattgttctaagctctggggtagatacaaattaatcaggttgtcccacatggggctcacagtcttaatccccattttacagatgaggtaactgaggtaaataataaaaataatgttatttgttaagcgcttactctgtggggattaagactgtgagcctcacgtgggacaacttgattaccctgtaataataataataatgttggtatttgttaagcgcttactatgtgccgagcactgttctaagcgctggggtagacataggggaatcaggttgtcccacgtggggctcacagtcttcatccccattttacagatgagggaactgaggcacagagaagttaagtgacttgcccacagtcacacagctgacaagcggcagagctgggattcgaactcatgagccctgactccaaagcccatgctctttccacccccatgctgtatctaccccagcgcttagaacggtgctttgcacaaagtaagcgcttaacaaataccaacattgttattattattatcacgcagGGATCGGGGCTGCCCCCTCTGGCCAGGGATTGGGAATCCCCAGGACCTAGGATGGATCCTGGGGCTGTGGCTGGGGAAACACCATGGGGATTTGACAGGTCTTGAAGTTGATCTGACCTAGGAATGGCAAGAGaaaggggatggggttgggaattagggaggggacagaaggagaGTGTTGGCATACCGAGAGGTAGGGTCTCGATATGAGGTGGGtcctgggaaaggaagaggcGCGTGGGGGTGTCAGGgagaggggttcattcattcaatcgtattattgagcgcttactttgtgcaaagcactatactaagcgctcgggagaatacaacaagaagcagacacatttactgcccacaatgagtttacaatctagagggggagacagccattaactcattcaatcgcatttattgagtgcttactgtgagcaaatcactgtactaaatccttgggagagtacaatttaacaatagacAGCTGATTgattcctgtctcctcccctctagactgtgagctcattgtgggcagggattgtcactgtttattattgtatttttcattCCCAAGCGCTTCACTCCCAGTGCTCTCTtcccagtaaacgcttaataaatgtgattgattgaatgaatgaatgtcattttcattcattcagtagtatttattgagcgcttactatgtgcagagtactgttctaagtgctggggtagatacaggggaatcaggttgtcccacatgaggctcacagtcttcatccccattttacagatgagggaacggaggcacagagaagtaaagtgacttgcccacagtcacacagctgacaggtggcagagccgggattcgaacccctgacctctggctctcaagcccgtgctctttccactgagcaacgctgcttctctttcgtggctgtcctcatcattatcatcatgattgaTATCATTATTTGTAGTTGCTACTGCAGTAAGTCAGGTTCGATTGTGTCTTTGCCCGGCACTGTCCTCCAGCTGGTTCCAGGGACCAGGTTGTCCTGCCTTTGTCCAGAAAGTCAGAGTCTGAGCCAGGTCTGTGGCCCTTCAGCCCCCTCCGGGCCTCCTGCTTCCTGCCCCCGGACGGGGGAGGTTCGTGCACGGGTCGGAGGGGACACTGCAGCGCTGTGGTTACACTGCTCGCGCAGAAATACAGCGACGACTGGTTCGTGTTCGCAGAACCCAGGGTCAGGGGGAAGAACTCCTTCTCTTCTCGAGAGACCAAATATCCCTGTGGGATGTCTCCTTCCTCAGTAGAGCCTTTGACACTGGAGAAACGGATCAGCCGCAGCCCCTGCCCCGGGTCCTGCCGATACCAGTACATGGCGTCGTGGGCcatgttctgtgcacatctcAGGATCACCTTCGTCCCCGTCCGGACCAGCAGGTATCTGGGGGTCTGGGTGACTCCGGCGTCCGCTGGGcctgtgggggaaggagagagaaggcaggaggcagaggccgGAGACCAGATGCTGCCAGGgaaagggctggagctggggcccgGACAGCTCAGCTGGGGAATTTCCCATCTGCACCCAGGACTCACTTGCTCCCAGGACAAAAAAGGCCACCAACCACACTGGCCCGGGGCCCATGGCAGGGTTGGGACCGGATTGGACCGTCTCCCAGGTCGAGGCGCTGAAGCTTAGATTATCAGTGGTTTGTGTTGGCTTGGTCTGTGTTGTGTTGTGATGTCACTGACCCTGCTTTTTGGCACCGCCCTGGGGGAATGGCAGTGGAGGGTGAGTCCAGAGGCCTTCTACCCATGATTCTGATCCCTCTCAAGGTGTTTTTTTATGTTCACTTCACTATTCCTaagagaactgtaataataattacaatgataaaaatgattgtggtatttgttaagtccttactatgtgcttggaatgtacaatttggcaacagagacagtccctacccaacaacgggctcacagtctagaagggggagacagacaacaaaacaaaacaagtggacaggcatcaataccatcaaaatagataaatagaattatagatatgtacacatcgttaatgaaatagaataataaatatgtattcattcattcattcaatagtatttattgagcgcttactatgtgcagagcactgtactaagcgcttggaatgtacaagtcggcaacagatagagacagtccctgccctttgatgggcttacagtctaatcgggggagatggacagacaagaacaatagcaataaatagaatcaaggggatgaacatctcataaaaacaatggcaaataaatagaatcggggtgatgtacatctcattaaacaaaataaacaaaataaatagggtgatgaagatatatacagtcgagcggacgagtacagtgctgaggaggtgggacgggagagggggaggaggagagggagggggggagaagagggtttagctgcggacaggtgaaggggggggtagagggagcagagggagaaaggggggagctcagtctgggaaggtctcttggaggaggtgagctttaagtagggatttgaagaggggaagagaattagattgacggagatgaggagggagggcattccaggaccacgggaggacatggcccaggggtcgacggcgggataggcgagaccgagggatggtgatgaggtgggtggcagaggagcagagcgtgcggggtgggcagtagaaagagagaagggaagagaggtaagaaggggcaaggtgatggagagccttgaagtctagagtg belongs to Ornithorhynchus anatinus isolate Pmale09 chromosome 2, mOrnAna1.pri.v4, whole genome shotgun sequence and includes:
- the LOC100681399 gene encoding uncharacterized protein LOC100681399; translated protein: MSPGPLWLVVICLLRAGPADAGVTQTTRHLVTGRGQNVTLRCKPITGHPYVYWYQQQAGRGLHFLIYFQNSKTMDESGLPNDRFSATNQDSSSKLSVQNAEPGDSARYFCASSVSTALGPRPCSIHKPPACTKRVGRWESTRGGLGGRGMKTSAIPTEKSAADSVFLLQHPLRPFRFSKVLQGYRMAAVPGQGPQMLFSFYYKEEREKGDLPKRLATEQPDASPLRLTLLLRFLPVKLYCPAAAGRNPSLHTPSSYGEAPLHEGSISDLLLPPGF